In the genome of Ctenopharyngodon idella isolate HZGC_01 chromosome 19, HZGC01, whole genome shotgun sequence, one region contains:
- the LOC127501042 gene encoding cortexin domain-containing 1-like, with the protein MDQPVPPVSWLEIDVDLGFALFFLFLLCLFLLVTVVRCAQTVVDPYGAISTSTYQEEQINN; encoded by the coding sequence ATGGACCAGCCAGTGCCGCCAGTATCCTGGCTGGAGATCGATGTGGATTTGGGCTTTGccctcttctttctctttcttctctgCCTCTTCTTGTTGGTAACTGTCGTGCGTTGCGCTCAAACAGTTGTGGATCCATACGGAGCCATCTCCACCTCCACCTATCAGGAGGAGCAGATAAATAACTGA
- the rps27.1 gene encoding 40S ribosomal protein S27.1: MPLAKDLLHPTPEEERRRHKKKRLVQSPNSYFMDVKCPGCYKITTVFSHAQTVVLCVGCSTVLCQPTGGKARLTEGCSFRRKQH; encoded by the exons ATGCCA CTCGCAAAAGACTTGCTGCACCCCACCCCtgaggaggagaggaggaggCACAAGAAGAAGCGTCTCGTACAGAGTCCCAATTCTTACTTCATGGATGTCAAGTGTCCAG GATGTTATAAGATCACAACGGTGTTCAGCCACGCACAGACGGTCGTGCTTTGTGTCGGTTGCTCAACTGTGCTGTGTCAGCCCACTGGAGGCAAAGCTCGACTCACAGaag GGTGTTCCTTCAGAAGGAAGCAGCATTAA